A genomic region of Alnus glutinosa chromosome 11, dhAlnGlut1.1, whole genome shotgun sequence contains the following coding sequences:
- the LOC133882024 gene encoding E3 ubiquitin ligase PQT3-like isoform X2, translating to MAVYYRYKSERDFDSIDINVPFISIGSFKQRIFESARYGWGKDFDLAVINAHTNEEYLDEAMLIPKYSSVLIRRLARLPRMAVVADRAPVVENTMVNAEPEKSSLPATVASTMIFPDDSEWNGFWNDVNGTPEVPPVQSSNPTVEAPPTNIVDEESKIKALIDTPALDWQCHGPDGFGPSRGFERGIAGKMGGHGFGFEWKTPPQGYVCHRCKVPGHFIQHCPTNGDAKFDIIRAKPPNGSYTLSSGAVALKPNDVAFEKEVDGGVPSTCSVGELPPELHCRLCKKVMKDAVLSKCCFESFCNKCISDHIISKTRCVCGKKNVLADDLLPNKTLRHTINRILEGGNSSSETAGSTFAVRDMESDHCLLPKVPSPTSLGSALLAEEEVHQKVPTSEAGKKKEKNKARMPANDLQWKTSEDLAAENNMMPSGPSAFNPYWTGMQPGMDGCLAPYPGAMPYMGYGILPFDMAFGGIVPQDPFGAQGYMFPSIPPQREFTKDWEFGGVVNRVADVPSIKFKCVCLLYCTNFPLPSLFLYCCFMKGRDIVLLLLLRLNNRYFRSWSPFVFSIYIFNDAPSNYGVIMGRECQNISNFDFSIYAYLAIKCTCKVDERQWF from the exons ATGGCCGTGTACTATAGGTATAAAAGTGAAAGAGATTTCGATTCAATTGACATAAATGTGCCCTTCATCTCAATTGGTAGTTTTAAACAAAGAATTTTTGAATCCGCGCGCTATGGTTGGGGTAAAGATTTCGACCTTGCGGTCATTAATGCCCACACTAATGAAG AGTATCTTGATGAAGCAATGCTGATTCCTAAATATAGCTCAGTTTTAATTCGTCGACTTGCTAGATTGCCACGCATGGCCGTGGTTGCTGACCGAGC GCCGGTGGTAGAAAATACGATGGTCAATGCTGAACCAGAAAAGAGTAGCTTACCAGCTACTGTTGCTTCTACCATGATATTT CCTGACGACTCAGAGTGGAATGGCTTTTGGAATGATGTGAATGGAACTCCTGAAGTGCCACCTGTTCAGTCAAGCAATCCAACTGTGGAAGCTCCCCCTACTAATATAGTTGATGAGGAAAGCAAGATTAAAGCTCTAATTGATACTCCAGCCTTGGACTGGCAATG TCATGGTCCTGATGGTTTTGGCCCTAGCAGAGGATTTGAAAGGGGTATAGCTGGTAAAATGGGCGGACATGGTTTTG GGTTTGAGTGGAAAACACCTCCGCAGGGCTATGTGTGTCACAGGTGCAAGGTGCCCG GGCACTTTATTCAGCACTGCCCTACAAATGGTGATGCAAAGTTTGACATTATAAGGGCGAAACCACCAAATGGCTCATATACGTTGTCAAGTGGTGCAGTAGCTTTGAAACCAAATGA TGTTGCTTTTGAGAAAGAAGTGGATGGTGGGGTACCATCCACATGTTCTGTTGGTGAGCTACCACCTGAGCTCCACTGCCGGTTGTGCAAGAAAGTAATGAAAGATGCTGTGCTGAGCAAGTGTTGTTTTGAGAGCTTTTGCAATAAAT GTATCAGTGACCACATAATCTCAAAGACAAGGTGTGTAtgtgggaaaaaaaatgttcttgcTGATGATCTCCTTCCAAATAAAACGCTCAGGCATACAATCAATCGTATATTGGAGGGTGGTAACAGTAGTTCTGAAACTGCTGGAAGTACCTTTGCAGTTCGAG ATATGGAATCTGATCATTGTCTGCTGCCCAAAGTTCCATCCCCAACATCACTGGGGAGTGCTCTCTTGGCTGAGGAAGAAGTTCACCAGAAAGTGCCTACCAGTGAGGCTG gaaagaaaaaggaaaagaataaagCCCGCATGCCTGCAAATG ATTTACAGTGGAAAACCTCTGAAGACCTTGCAGCTGAGAACAATATGATGCCTTCTGGTCCCTCTGCCTTTAATCCATACTGGACTGGCATGCAACCTGGTATGGATGGGTGTCTGGCACCATATCCTGGTGCTATGCCTTACATGGGTTATGGGATACTTCCTTTTGACATGGCTTTTGGGGGTATTGTACCTCAAGACCCATTTGGTGCACAAGGCTATATGTTCCCTTCTATTCCACCTCAAAG GGAGTTTACCAAAGATTGGGAGTTTGGTGGGGTAGTGAACCGCGTTGCTGATGTTCCTTCAATAAAATTCAAATGTGTATGTCTTTTGTATTGTACTAATTTCCCTTTACCCTCATTATTTTTATACTGCTGTTTTATGAAAGGAAGAGATATTGTTTTGTTGCTTCTGTTAAGGTTAAATAATAGATATTTTAGAAGTTGGAGTCCATTTGtctttagtatatatatttttaatgatgcCCCATCTAATTATGGAGTTATCATGGGAAGAGAGTGCCAgaacatttcaaattttgatttctCTATCTATGCCTATTTGGCAATTAAATGCACATGTAAAGTGGATGAAAGGCAATGGTTTTGA
- the LOC133882024 gene encoding E3 ubiquitin ligase PQT3-like isoform X4 — MAVYYRYKSERDFDSIDINVPFISIGSFKQRIFESARYGWGKDFDLAVINAHTNEEYLDEAMLIPKYSSVLIRRLARLPRMAVVADRAPVVENTMVNAEPEKSSLPATVASTMIFPDDSEWNGFWNDVNGTPEVPPVQSSNPTVEAPPTNIVDEESKIKALIDTPALDWQCHGPDGFGPSRGFERGIAGKMGGHGFGFEWKTPPQGYVCHRCKVPGHFIQHCPTNGDAKFDIIRAKPPNGSYTLSSGAVALKPNDVAFEKEVDGGVPSTCSVGELPPELHCRLCKKVMKDAVLSKCCFESFCNKCISDHIISKTRCVCGKKNVLADDLLPNKTLRHTINRILEGGNSSSETAGSTFAVRDMESDHCLLPKVPSPTSLGSALLAEEEVHQKVPTSEAGNVLFCGKKKEKNKARMPANDLQWKTSEDLAAENNMMPSGPSAFNPYWTGMQPGMDGCLAPYPGAMPYMGYGILPFDMAFGGIVPQDPFGAQGYMFPSIPPQREFTKDWEFGGVVNRVADVPSIKFKCKHISPLTCIHRHGPAKRKSEYYANGEVSKKKREATSAFGHSTHHRSARVA; from the exons ATGGCCGTGTACTATAGGTATAAAAGTGAAAGAGATTTCGATTCAATTGACATAAATGTGCCCTTCATCTCAATTGGTAGTTTTAAACAAAGAATTTTTGAATCCGCGCGCTATGGTTGGGGTAAAGATTTCGACCTTGCGGTCATTAATGCCCACACTAATGAAG AGTATCTTGATGAAGCAATGCTGATTCCTAAATATAGCTCAGTTTTAATTCGTCGACTTGCTAGATTGCCACGCATGGCCGTGGTTGCTGACCGAGC GCCGGTGGTAGAAAATACGATGGTCAATGCTGAACCAGAAAAGAGTAGCTTACCAGCTACTGTTGCTTCTACCATGATATTT CCTGACGACTCAGAGTGGAATGGCTTTTGGAATGATGTGAATGGAACTCCTGAAGTGCCACCTGTTCAGTCAAGCAATCCAACTGTGGAAGCTCCCCCTACTAATATAGTTGATGAGGAAAGCAAGATTAAAGCTCTAATTGATACTCCAGCCTTGGACTGGCAATG TCATGGTCCTGATGGTTTTGGCCCTAGCAGAGGATTTGAAAGGGGTATAGCTGGTAAAATGGGCGGACATGGTTTTG GGTTTGAGTGGAAAACACCTCCGCAGGGCTATGTGTGTCACAGGTGCAAGGTGCCCG GGCACTTTATTCAGCACTGCCCTACAAATGGTGATGCAAAGTTTGACATTATAAGGGCGAAACCACCAAATGGCTCATATACGTTGTCAAGTGGTGCAGTAGCTTTGAAACCAAATGA TGTTGCTTTTGAGAAAGAAGTGGATGGTGGGGTACCATCCACATGTTCTGTTGGTGAGCTACCACCTGAGCTCCACTGCCGGTTGTGCAAGAAAGTAATGAAAGATGCTGTGCTGAGCAAGTGTTGTTTTGAGAGCTTTTGCAATAAAT GTATCAGTGACCACATAATCTCAAAGACAAGGTGTGTAtgtgggaaaaaaaatgttcttgcTGATGATCTCCTTCCAAATAAAACGCTCAGGCATACAATCAATCGTATATTGGAGGGTGGTAACAGTAGTTCTGAAACTGCTGGAAGTACCTTTGCAGTTCGAG ATATGGAATCTGATCATTGTCTGCTGCCCAAAGTTCCATCCCCAACATCACTGGGGAGTGCTCTCTTGGCTGAGGAAGAAGTTCACCAGAAAGTGCCTACCAGTGAGGCTGGTAACGTTTTATTCTGTG gaaagaaaaaggaaaagaataaagCCCGCATGCCTGCAAATG ATTTACAGTGGAAAACCTCTGAAGACCTTGCAGCTGAGAACAATATGATGCCTTCTGGTCCCTCTGCCTTTAATCCATACTGGACTGGCATGCAACCTGGTATGGATGGGTGTCTGGCACCATATCCTGGTGCTATGCCTTACATGGGTTATGGGATACTTCCTTTTGACATGGCTTTTGGGGGTATTGTACCTCAAGACCCATTTGGTGCACAAGGCTATATGTTCCCTTCTATTCCACCTCAAAG GGAGTTTACCAAAGATTGGGAGTTTGGTGGGGTAGTGAACCGCGTTGCTGATGTTCCTTCAATAAAATTCAAATGT AAGCATATCTCCCCTTTAACATGCATCCACCGCCATGGTCCAGCTAAGAGGAAATCAGAGTACTATGCAAACGGAGAAGTGagcaagaagaagagagaggcCACCAGTGCATTTGGACATTCGACGCATCATCGGTCAGCACGAGTAGCTTAG
- the LOC133882024 gene encoding E3 ubiquitin ligase PQT3-like isoform X5, whose product MAVYYRYKSERDFDSIDINVPFISIGSFKQRIFESARYGWGKDFDLAVINAHTNEEYLDEAMLIPKYSSVLIRRLARLPRMAVVADRAPVVENTMVNAEPEKSSLPATVASTMIFPDDSEWNGFWNDVNGTPEVPPVQSSNPTVEAPPTNIVDEESKIKALIDTPALDWQCHGPDGFGPSRGFERGIAGKMGGHGFGFEWKTPPQGYVCHRCKVPGHFIQHCPTNGDAKFDIIRAKPPNGSYTLSSGAVALKPNDVAFEKEVDGGVPSTCSVGELPPELHCRLCKKVMKDAVLSKCCFESFCNKCISDHIISKTRCVCGKKNVLADDLLPNKTLRHTINRILEGGNSSSETAGSTFAVRDMESDHCLLPKVPSPTSLGSALLAEEEVHQKVPTSEAGNVLFCGKKKEKNKARMPANDLQWKTSEDLAAENNMMPSGPSAFNPYWTGMQPGMDGCLAPYPGAMPYMGYGILPFDMAFGGIVPQDPFGAQGYMFPSIPPQRYFGGVVNRVADVPSIKFKCKHISPLTCIHRHGPAKRKSEYYANGEVSKKKREATSAFGHSTHHRSARVA is encoded by the exons ATGGCCGTGTACTATAGGTATAAAAGTGAAAGAGATTTCGATTCAATTGACATAAATGTGCCCTTCATCTCAATTGGTAGTTTTAAACAAAGAATTTTTGAATCCGCGCGCTATGGTTGGGGTAAAGATTTCGACCTTGCGGTCATTAATGCCCACACTAATGAAG AGTATCTTGATGAAGCAATGCTGATTCCTAAATATAGCTCAGTTTTAATTCGTCGACTTGCTAGATTGCCACGCATGGCCGTGGTTGCTGACCGAGC GCCGGTGGTAGAAAATACGATGGTCAATGCTGAACCAGAAAAGAGTAGCTTACCAGCTACTGTTGCTTCTACCATGATATTT CCTGACGACTCAGAGTGGAATGGCTTTTGGAATGATGTGAATGGAACTCCTGAAGTGCCACCTGTTCAGTCAAGCAATCCAACTGTGGAAGCTCCCCCTACTAATATAGTTGATGAGGAAAGCAAGATTAAAGCTCTAATTGATACTCCAGCCTTGGACTGGCAATG TCATGGTCCTGATGGTTTTGGCCCTAGCAGAGGATTTGAAAGGGGTATAGCTGGTAAAATGGGCGGACATGGTTTTG GGTTTGAGTGGAAAACACCTCCGCAGGGCTATGTGTGTCACAGGTGCAAGGTGCCCG GGCACTTTATTCAGCACTGCCCTACAAATGGTGATGCAAAGTTTGACATTATAAGGGCGAAACCACCAAATGGCTCATATACGTTGTCAAGTGGTGCAGTAGCTTTGAAACCAAATGA TGTTGCTTTTGAGAAAGAAGTGGATGGTGGGGTACCATCCACATGTTCTGTTGGTGAGCTACCACCTGAGCTCCACTGCCGGTTGTGCAAGAAAGTAATGAAAGATGCTGTGCTGAGCAAGTGTTGTTTTGAGAGCTTTTGCAATAAAT GTATCAGTGACCACATAATCTCAAAGACAAGGTGTGTAtgtgggaaaaaaaatgttcttgcTGATGATCTCCTTCCAAATAAAACGCTCAGGCATACAATCAATCGTATATTGGAGGGTGGTAACAGTAGTTCTGAAACTGCTGGAAGTACCTTTGCAGTTCGAG ATATGGAATCTGATCATTGTCTGCTGCCCAAAGTTCCATCCCCAACATCACTGGGGAGTGCTCTCTTGGCTGAGGAAGAAGTTCACCAGAAAGTGCCTACCAGTGAGGCTGGTAACGTTTTATTCTGTG gaaagaaaaaggaaaagaataaagCCCGCATGCCTGCAAATG ATTTACAGTGGAAAACCTCTGAAGACCTTGCAGCTGAGAACAATATGATGCCTTCTGGTCCCTCTGCCTTTAATCCATACTGGACTGGCATGCAACCTGGTATGGATGGGTGTCTGGCACCATATCCTGGTGCTATGCCTTACATGGGTTATGGGATACTTCCTTTTGACATGGCTTTTGGGGGTATTGTACCTCAAGACCCATTTGGTGCACAAGGCTATATGTTCCCTTCTATTCCACCTCAAAGGTAC TTTGGTGGGGTAGTGAACCGCGTTGCTGATGTTCCTTCAATAAAATTCAAATGT AAGCATATCTCCCCTTTAACATGCATCCACCGCCATGGTCCAGCTAAGAGGAAATCAGAGTACTATGCAAACGGAGAAGTGagcaagaagaagagagaggcCACCAGTGCATTTGGACATTCGACGCATCATCGGTCAGCACGAGTAGCTTAG
- the LOC133882024 gene encoding E3 ubiquitin ligase PQT3-like isoform X1, translating into MAVYYRYKSERDFDSIDINVPFISIGSFKQRIFESARYGWGKDFDLAVINAHTNEEYLDEAMLIPKYSSVLIRRLARLPRMAVVADRAPVVENTMVNAEPEKSSLPATVASTMIFPDDSEWNGFWNDVNGTPEVPPVQSSNPTVEAPPTNIVDEESKIKALIDTPALDWQCHGPDGFGPSRGFERGIAGKMGGHGFGFEWKTPPQGYVCHRCKVPGHFIQHCPTNGDAKFDIIRAKPPNGSYTLSSGAVALKPNDVAFEKEVDGGVPSTCSVGELPPELHCRLCKKVMKDAVLSKCCFESFCNKCISDHIISKTRCVCGKKNVLADDLLPNKTLRHTINRILEGGNSSSETAGSTFAVRDMESDHCLLPKVPSPTSLGSALLAEEEVHQKVPTSEAGNVLFCGKKKEKNKARMPANDLQWKTSEDLAAENNMMPSGPSAFNPYWTGMQPGMDGCLAPYPGAMPYMGYGILPFDMAFGGIVPQDPFGAQGYMFPSIPPQREFTKDWEFGGVVNRVADVPSIKFKCVCLLYCTNFPLPSLFLYCCFMKGRDIVLLLLLRLNNRYFRSWSPFVFSIYIFNDAPSNYGVIMGRECQNISNFDFSIYAYLAIKCTCKVDERQWF; encoded by the exons ATGGCCGTGTACTATAGGTATAAAAGTGAAAGAGATTTCGATTCAATTGACATAAATGTGCCCTTCATCTCAATTGGTAGTTTTAAACAAAGAATTTTTGAATCCGCGCGCTATGGTTGGGGTAAAGATTTCGACCTTGCGGTCATTAATGCCCACACTAATGAAG AGTATCTTGATGAAGCAATGCTGATTCCTAAATATAGCTCAGTTTTAATTCGTCGACTTGCTAGATTGCCACGCATGGCCGTGGTTGCTGACCGAGC GCCGGTGGTAGAAAATACGATGGTCAATGCTGAACCAGAAAAGAGTAGCTTACCAGCTACTGTTGCTTCTACCATGATATTT CCTGACGACTCAGAGTGGAATGGCTTTTGGAATGATGTGAATGGAACTCCTGAAGTGCCACCTGTTCAGTCAAGCAATCCAACTGTGGAAGCTCCCCCTACTAATATAGTTGATGAGGAAAGCAAGATTAAAGCTCTAATTGATACTCCAGCCTTGGACTGGCAATG TCATGGTCCTGATGGTTTTGGCCCTAGCAGAGGATTTGAAAGGGGTATAGCTGGTAAAATGGGCGGACATGGTTTTG GGTTTGAGTGGAAAACACCTCCGCAGGGCTATGTGTGTCACAGGTGCAAGGTGCCCG GGCACTTTATTCAGCACTGCCCTACAAATGGTGATGCAAAGTTTGACATTATAAGGGCGAAACCACCAAATGGCTCATATACGTTGTCAAGTGGTGCAGTAGCTTTGAAACCAAATGA TGTTGCTTTTGAGAAAGAAGTGGATGGTGGGGTACCATCCACATGTTCTGTTGGTGAGCTACCACCTGAGCTCCACTGCCGGTTGTGCAAGAAAGTAATGAAAGATGCTGTGCTGAGCAAGTGTTGTTTTGAGAGCTTTTGCAATAAAT GTATCAGTGACCACATAATCTCAAAGACAAGGTGTGTAtgtgggaaaaaaaatgttcttgcTGATGATCTCCTTCCAAATAAAACGCTCAGGCATACAATCAATCGTATATTGGAGGGTGGTAACAGTAGTTCTGAAACTGCTGGAAGTACCTTTGCAGTTCGAG ATATGGAATCTGATCATTGTCTGCTGCCCAAAGTTCCATCCCCAACATCACTGGGGAGTGCTCTCTTGGCTGAGGAAGAAGTTCACCAGAAAGTGCCTACCAGTGAGGCTGGTAACGTTTTATTCTGTG gaaagaaaaaggaaaagaataaagCCCGCATGCCTGCAAATG ATTTACAGTGGAAAACCTCTGAAGACCTTGCAGCTGAGAACAATATGATGCCTTCTGGTCCCTCTGCCTTTAATCCATACTGGACTGGCATGCAACCTGGTATGGATGGGTGTCTGGCACCATATCCTGGTGCTATGCCTTACATGGGTTATGGGATACTTCCTTTTGACATGGCTTTTGGGGGTATTGTACCTCAAGACCCATTTGGTGCACAAGGCTATATGTTCCCTTCTATTCCACCTCAAAG GGAGTTTACCAAAGATTGGGAGTTTGGTGGGGTAGTGAACCGCGTTGCTGATGTTCCTTCAATAAAATTCAAATGTGTATGTCTTTTGTATTGTACTAATTTCCCTTTACCCTCATTATTTTTATACTGCTGTTTTATGAAAGGAAGAGATATTGTTTTGTTGCTTCTGTTAAGGTTAAATAATAGATATTTTAGAAGTTGGAGTCCATTTGtctttagtatatatatttttaatgatgcCCCATCTAATTATGGAGTTATCATGGGAAGAGAGTGCCAgaacatttcaaattttgatttctCTATCTATGCCTATTTGGCAATTAAATGCACATGTAAAGTGGATGAAAGGCAATGGTTTTGA
- the LOC133882024 gene encoding E3 ubiquitin ligase PQT3-like isoform X3, which translates to MAVYYRYKSERDFDSIDINVPFISIGSFKQRIFESARYGWGKDFDLAVINAHTNEEYLDEAMLIPKYSSVLIRRLARLPRMAVVADRAPVVENTMVNAEPEKSSLPATVASTMIFPDDSEWNGFWNDVNGTPEVPPVQSSNPTVEAPPTNIVDEESKIKALIDTPALDWQCHGPDGFGPSRGFERGIAGKMGGHGFGFEWKTPPQGYVCHRCKVPGHFIQHCPTNGDAKFDIIRAKPPNGSYTLSSGAVALKPNDVAFEKEVDGGVPSTCSVGELPPELHCRLCKKVMKDAVLSKCCFESFCNKCISDHIISKTRCVCGKKNVLADDLLPNKTLRHTINRILEGGNSSSETAGSTFAVRDMESDHCLLPKVPSPTSLGSALLAEEEVHQKVPTSEAGNVLFCGKKKEKNKARMPANDLQWKTSEDLAAENNMMPSGPSAFNPYWTGMQPGMDGCLAPYPGAMPYMGYGILPFDMAFGGIVPQDPFGAQGYMFPSIPPQRYFGGVVNRVADVPSIKFKCVCLLYCTNFPLPSLFLYCCFMKGRDIVLLLLLRLNNRYFRSWSPFVFSIYIFNDAPSNYGVIMGRECQNISNFDFSIYAYLAIKCTCKVDERQWF; encoded by the exons ATGGCCGTGTACTATAGGTATAAAAGTGAAAGAGATTTCGATTCAATTGACATAAATGTGCCCTTCATCTCAATTGGTAGTTTTAAACAAAGAATTTTTGAATCCGCGCGCTATGGTTGGGGTAAAGATTTCGACCTTGCGGTCATTAATGCCCACACTAATGAAG AGTATCTTGATGAAGCAATGCTGATTCCTAAATATAGCTCAGTTTTAATTCGTCGACTTGCTAGATTGCCACGCATGGCCGTGGTTGCTGACCGAGC GCCGGTGGTAGAAAATACGATGGTCAATGCTGAACCAGAAAAGAGTAGCTTACCAGCTACTGTTGCTTCTACCATGATATTT CCTGACGACTCAGAGTGGAATGGCTTTTGGAATGATGTGAATGGAACTCCTGAAGTGCCACCTGTTCAGTCAAGCAATCCAACTGTGGAAGCTCCCCCTACTAATATAGTTGATGAGGAAAGCAAGATTAAAGCTCTAATTGATACTCCAGCCTTGGACTGGCAATG TCATGGTCCTGATGGTTTTGGCCCTAGCAGAGGATTTGAAAGGGGTATAGCTGGTAAAATGGGCGGACATGGTTTTG GGTTTGAGTGGAAAACACCTCCGCAGGGCTATGTGTGTCACAGGTGCAAGGTGCCCG GGCACTTTATTCAGCACTGCCCTACAAATGGTGATGCAAAGTTTGACATTATAAGGGCGAAACCACCAAATGGCTCATATACGTTGTCAAGTGGTGCAGTAGCTTTGAAACCAAATGA TGTTGCTTTTGAGAAAGAAGTGGATGGTGGGGTACCATCCACATGTTCTGTTGGTGAGCTACCACCTGAGCTCCACTGCCGGTTGTGCAAGAAAGTAATGAAAGATGCTGTGCTGAGCAAGTGTTGTTTTGAGAGCTTTTGCAATAAAT GTATCAGTGACCACATAATCTCAAAGACAAGGTGTGTAtgtgggaaaaaaaatgttcttgcTGATGATCTCCTTCCAAATAAAACGCTCAGGCATACAATCAATCGTATATTGGAGGGTGGTAACAGTAGTTCTGAAACTGCTGGAAGTACCTTTGCAGTTCGAG ATATGGAATCTGATCATTGTCTGCTGCCCAAAGTTCCATCCCCAACATCACTGGGGAGTGCTCTCTTGGCTGAGGAAGAAGTTCACCAGAAAGTGCCTACCAGTGAGGCTGGTAACGTTTTATTCTGTG gaaagaaaaaggaaaagaataaagCCCGCATGCCTGCAAATG ATTTACAGTGGAAAACCTCTGAAGACCTTGCAGCTGAGAACAATATGATGCCTTCTGGTCCCTCTGCCTTTAATCCATACTGGACTGGCATGCAACCTGGTATGGATGGGTGTCTGGCACCATATCCTGGTGCTATGCCTTACATGGGTTATGGGATACTTCCTTTTGACATGGCTTTTGGGGGTATTGTACCTCAAGACCCATTTGGTGCACAAGGCTATATGTTCCCTTCTATTCCACCTCAAAGGTAC TTTGGTGGGGTAGTGAACCGCGTTGCTGATGTTCCTTCAATAAAATTCAAATGTGTATGTCTTTTGTATTGTACTAATTTCCCTTTACCCTCATTATTTTTATACTGCTGTTTTATGAAAGGAAGAGATATTGTTTTGTTGCTTCTGTTAAGGTTAAATAATAGATATTTTAGAAGTTGGAGTCCATTTGtctttagtatatatatttttaatgatgcCCCATCTAATTATGGAGTTATCATGGGAAGAGAGTGCCAgaacatttcaaattttgatttctCTATCTATGCCTATTTGGCAATTAAATGCACATGTAAAGTGGATGAAAGGCAATGGTTTTGA